AGTGGGCCCTGTGATTGTCCAACTAACAGGACTAGTAGCTACTAAGAGGAGAATCTACCTTCATGGGTTAATGTCTCTTTACTTTTAGTTTAAGGCATCTAAGGTCTACATAGTAATGTATTGGAGCTTTGATGGCTCTTCCaggtaagtgttgaactgctatcTTCAAGGATGATGgatcaaacctaccagcctccaagggaggaagatgaggatgtCTGGTTCAATAAAGACTGTCAGCCTTGGACTCCCTATAAAACAGGGCTTGTTGGAATTCACTTATTTTTGccattgggttttggttttataatTTAAGCCAAGATCTTAgctctatttaaaaaattaataaatcatttttattggagctcttacagttcttataataatCAACATAttatttgtatcaagcacatttgtacatatgctattaacatcatttgcaaaacattttctttcttcttgagcccttggtatcagctcctttttattcCTTCCATCCCCCACACTTCCTCCCTCGTCaactgttgataatttataaattatttttatttttccatattttacactctctgctgtctcccttcacccacctttcagttGTTCATCCTCCTTTGTGTGTGTATGAGGGTGTTGTAAATCTATCACCATGttcggttccccctatctccaCTCTCGCCCCACACCTTCCTCCTACTCACATGCTATCActattttcattattggtcctgagagatttatctgtcctggattctgcgtgtcaaaaactcttatttgtaccagtatgTACACTAtgatcttgccagatttgtaggatagaactaggatcatgatattggtggggaggaagaagcattaaagaaccagaggaatgttgtgtatttcatcaataCTGTGTGCACCTTGGCTTGCTAGGTCTTTCCTTGTGAGTCTTCTGTGAGGGGAAtggtcaattgtctacagaagggctttgggtctcctttctgACCCCACCCCACCGAGTTTACATTGCAATGGTTATTTATTTTGGGtattctgatacctgataccttatcctgACAACACATTATGATCAcaagggttggtgtgcttcttccatgtaggctttgttgcttccctggtagATGACCACCTTTTaaatttaagcctttaagaccccagatattccATCTTCTAATAGGCcaccaccataagctttcttcaacatatttgtttatgcaatcatgttgtcttcagcaatcgtgtacggaagatgagcatcacagaatgccagtttataaaaacaaatcgttcttgcattgagggaggacttgagtggaggcccaatgtctgtctgcttcaTTAATacataacataaatatatgtacatagaccaatatcccAATTGTTAtgtgttaatatatttacatatgtgcatgcttatGTTTATAGATCTGTACTTGTCTCttgtctttatttccttttactttccacatTTCCCAGCATCATGCTGTACCTTCATTCAACTCTCCATATTCCTCTCAACTACATTGtacttgattgaaccccaccaaacattctatgccctcctccctTCCATGTCAGATCCCTCTTTaccccttgtccatgggtttgttggtCCCTGCTACTTTTACCatacctcctcctctcctataTCCCTTGAAAACATCCGTTTTTTCCCCCTTGGTATTATTTATCCTGCATATACAgatagaaattaaaaaaacagagGGAGaatagcctataaatagttcctggtctgtctgttgaccctgaTGAGTGTTTTCTGATCGCGTCTGATGCAATGCCAAGCCCACGCCCCAcagtccaaagtctattttcagtatTTGGGGaatttgtggctttgctccccttgctgctctgttgtgctccctcctGTAATGCCCTAGTGTGGTGGGGGTCAGACTCGGCACATTCCCCgcatgtgtctccggtgctggagCTGTTCTTAGCTTATTATTTTCAGTAAATAATAAATTTTCTCATAAATCTACATTATAGGTTTATGAGAAGAAACAACCAAAAAGCCAGTTGTTGCAAAAATGTCCTAATTTAGTAACTCAAGAGAGATATATTTGAGATATTGGTGGAAATATTGCCGTCTTTGAATACTTATTcatttaagaatatttttatGCTATAATTTACATACTATGAAATTCAATATATGTGGAAGGGTTGTGTAATCATCTTCCAATCAAttacagaacattttcttcttctcataCTGTTTATCATTATTTCtccatttcccacaaactctCGTGCCATGACCTTAGGTAATTATTatccagttacagtctctatCGATGCTCTCATATGGAATTCATATGTAGAAAATGATATAcaacagagagaaaaaaagaactcCACTCCTGCAACAATAATGACAAAGAGAGAAAACCTTaatcacaaagaaaagagaaaacatggAAAACTACAacaatttaaaatgtgtcaaagaaaacaaatgataattttGATCCACATATACCCCTTCacagggggatggagaacagaaaattgggtgaaggtagatataggtcagggtaagacatgaaaaaaaagtaaattatcaacggttcatgatgGTTGAAAGGAAAGCaacaaaaaatgagaagctgataccaaatcttctagtagaaggcaaatatttttacAATGGTGATGGCAATACatttacaaatgtgtttgacactaaggatgtatagatggattgtgataggagttgtatgagaccccaataaaatgatttttaagagtgATCATTTCAATTTAACTAAATCTGTGATAATCAACTTTATGTTGCTctgtgtctgatagcaaggctatttacATCCCAGGACAAGGTTCAGAGGGGAGTCATCAAGGATTATTCCTCTGGGGACCCTACACGTGGATTCTgcacttccactgtcacccacagctttctgcaaacggggtgttcacaatttggactcttcctttagatttggattttacCATTAACACTCCTTGGCACATcctggctggtgtgcatcttccatggggacttagtTTATGTCTCAGTTAGATAGcgacttgttttaagacaagcctttaaaaccccagacaataTCTTTTCTATTATCCAGGTTCAatgttttctttaccacactcgTTATAGCACTTGTATCTTTAGTCATTTCTTCTTGAGGGTGAGGATTGAGTAGGAACATGTCAAGAGAACCAATGAAGTGTTCTTAGGTCAGTCTATGAGTTTCTTGATACCTATTCTTGAGCTCTACTGGACTGACCTCATGTCTTGGGAAGGGGTCAGAGTGCTAGGAAACCTTCTCAATAGACTGTGACAGATTCCTGGTTGAACTCTGATAAGTAAGATTGACCCAAAGACTTGACAATTTTTTCACCTGGCTGTCCATGACCAAACTCATAAGTACATTTCTGCCTTTTGATTAAATAAGCCATTTCTTTCCCAGGAAAGTGTTATAAGATACAAATGGTAAAAGGAAAATTATTACATGCACATTTTAATATTGCATTTAGACCTTTCAGGAGATTTCTCATTTTGGATTAGATGATAAGCACTAATTTAGATATCCACAATATCGTCCTGGCAATTCTTCATGGAGaatatataaattcatttttaaaatatccaaCAAGTGGAAACAACTTTAATAGCCAACAAAAGGATTGGTGGTAGAGGGCAGGAGGATGTGGGAATGTTCAGTAATTTTTCTCTTAATTTGAGTACTGATTCTGTTAGCTGTCATTTTTGTCTAGTAGTGAAATATCTCTTTTTATCCTAATCCACCTCCTGAAAATTCTGTTTCTTAATATGCTTCACAAACTAACTCAAGCTACTTGCAAGAAAAATTTTCCTCGCAGGAAAACTGTCCTTGCATTTTCATCTAAACACATGAAATTTACAATTTGATATCATTTTATAATGATAATTATAAAGCTTTTCacagaagaaaataaagttaaaatgatATTAAGTAAAAAATATCGTTAAAGTGTTGTGTTAGAGAAGTTGAATTCGGGATGCTGTTTTAATAAGAGTTTAAGTGTAATCATAATATGATTCAGCAACAAATAATAATGAGAAAATCTGCTGTTATTCAGCAGCACATTTAATACTACTAATTTGTGTTCAAGTGAGCCATTttcctccccagctcttaggagaaGATATTTTATTTAGGTGAAAAAGACAATAACTTAATCTTGTATTTTGAAATACTTTTACAGGTGCTATATAGATGGAATAAAAGTGTTCATTTTAGGAGACTACAGTGATGTATTATGGAAAGACATCAAGATACAGATGGATATCATAAAGCTAGACTACTAGGTCATAGAAATCTTGGGTAAAATTCTTTCTAAGTGTttctttaaaggcaaggatgaaatataaaaataacagattagagaaaggcttttcttcctttattttaaatcaacaaaacacacaaatgttATACTTTGATAGATTTTTTTGACTTATAAAATTAAGGTATCAATTAGAAGTAAGTAATTTTTATCATACATAAGCCATTTGAAAAGTATCAACACAAAAAAGCACCTAACAGTTCTTTAGCTAATACACAGTTGCAGTGTCAAAGAGGTACACAGTGGTTCCATTGacctaacctacacaatctatttTATCATTGTAAATGGTTCCATGTAACCAAAACCCTACTGTCATCGAGCATACTTCAACTCATAAAGATTCTATaacacagagtagaatttccccttcGTGTTTCCAGGGATATAAATCATTATGGAAGCTGGAAGCCTCATGTTTTTCCTATAGACCCACTGGTGGACCTGAACTGTTAACCACCCAAAAAAACTAGGTCTCCTCAGGATCTTATAGATGTGGAAGTCAATAACGAAAACAAATCAGTATCAATAAATACAATAACATTATTTCAAACTTTGTATGATTACacaattctgaatatttattgtaAGACTCTACTAACCTAATCATGGAGGAATCCAGTAGCCTATCCTACCTTGCACTAGAAAGgcccacaactttcctcaaggctGTTTTCATGTCCTTATTCCGGAGGCTGTAGATGAGAGGGTTGAAGAGCGGGGTCACCATAGCATAGAACAATGTTGCAACTTTCTGCATCCCAGCAGAATGTCCGAGGCCTGGGCTTACATACATGACCATCAGGGAGCCATAGAACAGTGATACCACGGCTAAATGAGATCCACATGTTGAGAAGGCTTTACGTCTTCCTGTGGCTAAAGGTACACGAAACACAGCTACAAGGACATAAGTATAAGATCCAAGGATGAAGGAGAAGTTACCAAGGATAACTAATGAGCTGAGAGTATAGCAATACAATTGGATTCTTGGTGCAGAGGTACATGCCAAAGCAAACAGTGGTCCTGGATCACACACAACATGGTCAATGATGTTTGGGCCACAGAAGGGCATCTGAGAGATGAGAACAACGGGGATCAGGAACCACAGAAACCCACAAACCCAGCATGCACTGACTAGTTTAGCACAGAGATACCCAGTCATGATATTAGGGTAGTGCAAGGGGCGACAGATAGCAAGGTATCGATCAAAAGCCATGACATCCAAAAGGAAGCTTTCAGATATgcccaaagagaaaaagaaatagaattgGAGGAAGCAACCGGCAAAGGAAATTGTTTTTGTCTCTGAGAGAAAGTTGACCAGCATCTTGGGGACTGTCGAAGAGACATACCAGATCTCTAGGAAGGAGAAATTTCCCAGGAATATGTACATGGGCGTGTGAAGTCTCTGGTCACACCACACTGCACAGAGAATAGCACCGTTTCCTATTATGGTCATAACATAGGCTGTGGTAAAGAGGGAGAACAAGAGGCTCTGGATCTGCCACTCAAAGGAGAAACCTAGGAGTACAAATTCACTCACGGAAGCAAAACTGGAATCCTGCTTGGAGATATTCACTGGGCCAGTACTCTGCAAATTTAAGAGAAACATTTTTATCAATATGTTTCTTTTACAATGTGTTAACTTTTTAAGACAAGAGAGAAGGAAGACCAAGTGCATGTGTCCTTTGCCAAAAAGGACAATCAGTTAAAAATGATTTAGTCGACCCTTTCTTGACCATACACACTGTTTCTGGACAGAACCCAAATTTTGCCCACTTTTGACCCTCTCTCTTGCTATATGGCCATGAAAGAAAGAAGCAAAGTTAAACTCATTTTTAAACGTGTTGTTTTGTGTCACGGATTATCTGTGATAAATTCTGGCTAGGACTGAGCACAAAAGTAGTGCTTacttagatcagaggatgtacattggtgcagatagcaGCTGGAAATTCAGGAGATCAAGGACAGGTGACTCCTTTAGGAACAGTATGAGAATGGAgacacctgggggggggggatgtggggtagtaaggaggaactgattacaataatctacgtatagcctcctccattGGCGATGGACCGCAgaaaagagggtgggggaagatgttGAACAgtgaaacatatgacaaaataataataatttatgaattttgaagAGTTCATTATTTAGGGAGgagtgggggcggagggggggaatgagctgcAGATattaatggctcaagtagaaggcaaatgttttgagaatgatgatgacaacaaatgtggatATGTTCTTTACAAAATGGATGTATTTAAggattgtgacaagaattgtactagcccccttaaaataatttttaaaaattagcactAGTAATTGTATTAGCTTTTTAGCAACAGTCATATTGTCATGCATTAGAGCCAGGAGAGGAAATTATAGGTACAACATGACTATGTGCGTCTCAGTTAGAAGTCTTCCTTATGCCCTATAACGATGCAAAGGAAGCAGATATGTCTTGGAGTAAATTGGCATTCCTTTAAAATAAAACCGCATGTTGTTGGGATAAGTGTCATACAAATGTAACTGCATACATTACTTACCAACATTGACCATGAAGGTTGTGATGTGGCAATATTTCTGTTGATAACCATGGTTTTACGTTGATGTTTAATCTTCCACGATTAAAGAAAATTTCATTAGGAAAGAAAAGCAAGAAGcttcataattttttaaatggtacCTGTTCTCTAAATATTTAGGATTGATTTTCCTGATGTGCTGGTGCAAAATGAAACACTATTCTCATGACTGAATCTGGGTCATGTAAGTTCAATCCTTTTTTAGTCAAGAGTAAATGCTTTCATTTCCCATCTCATGTAAAAGATAtgggatatcaggcatcagagtttGGTGAGGTTTAGTTTCTTCGTGTTTGATGATATTGAATGATTTAAGTCCCAGAAACTCTGAGTACTTAATTTCTGAGcacaaataaaaatgattttcataATTATTTCTCTCTCCACCTACTGTCCACTCCTCTGCTCTGGGGTGTTGTCTGAAATGGTGAGGTGGAAGCTGTTTGTGTTTCTCCAGTAATATGTATCTCTATTTAAAATATCCTAAATTAATGAAACCCTCATTAGGAAATCATGCAATGACAGGGGGTGGCACACGGATGTTGAGAGCCTCAACAATGCTCAAAGGATGATGGGGATCAAATCCCTAAAGGAGCTGATTGAGGAATCTATGGCTTCTGTCTCCAGCAAATAGAGCTTTCTTACTGCACAACAGTTTAGCATGCAATTTCCCCATCACATATCCACCTGGGACCTGGCCTCTATACCCTACCAGTCTTTAAAAGTTTCATGAGATCTTGCAGTCTGAGGAATAATAGTCAAGGTGACTTTGTTGAACTACTGTTTACAAATCGGGATTCTAAGGATGATTGAAAAGAGACAGTTTGAAGAATTGCAATAAGCTGTGTCATCAAATATACAGAAGTAACATTGAGAAATATTTGAAGTCTCTGTTGTTGGGTTGGAGGAGGCAGAGGTGTATTGTTGAGAGCCAGGTGAGGGAAATGTTGAGTGAAGGTTGGCCATCATATAATATTGACAAAAACATTTGGAGATATtagaaaagatttttttaaagggttgcttttgttttcattaggggctcgctttctctggaggagtgccTAGTGGGTTTGAAGTGTGAACCATTAACATGGGTagtcctatttatttatttatggagttggtggtggtgggggccagATTTCAATCACTAGAATTTTCTCCAGCAGATGGTTAGAAGTTTAAAATTCATGATGAGATGACAGCTACAATTCCAAAACATATCAATAATTTAAATATACAGGTAAAATTACTTGGATAAAAATCAGTGGGTAAAAGTAGTAAGGAGAATCCCCTATCCCGACAGGGTAGAGAGCATCATTTATAGGACCCAGTAAAATGACCACGCTGGTAGAAGTTTCCAGCTTGGACCACAGTAATGGTTGGATGAGGAACTTGTCTTCAGTCTTCCACTGGTATGCTTGCCACACCAGGGCAGTGCTCCATACTTTCCCTGGGTCACCGTGGGTGCATGCATGATCCTATCTCTTcctgtgtctgtgctcagtgcccCACAGAAAgaggggggtgaggttggggacaGGAATGGGGTTGCTGGATGAAGTACTAGGTTTGAGGGTGTGTGACCTCTCAGAATCAGGGAGGAGACTTCAGATTCCTAGCATTTGCTTTGTACACCATTGTCCCATCAGACCTCACTTACCAACCCCAAATTTGAAGGCACAATTATTAAGAATTTCAGAGTAGCATCCACAGGCATTTAAGCTTTCATGAATATGGGGTTCTGTGGGCCATTCTGTGCACCAGCCTTTGCTTTAGCATATAAGGCAGAGGAAAATGTAGAAATGAAAGCCTCTGAGTTTGAGTGGCAGCTAAGGGGCTAGAAGGGTCCAGTGGAGAGGCAAGTTGAACAGAACATGCTTTAGAGAAACTTGAAAGCCTGTCTAAGGATTCAGTCATACTCCTAGGGGAAGAGGGCCCTGAAgaagggtgaggaggaagcagaaAGTTAACAGGCTGAGGACAAATGATTTCCAGTATGAGAGCTTTCAGAAGTTGCTAATTCCAacttcttaaattttttttagactttaaaaaatggaagagaaacttTTTCTGGTTCAAACCAGGGCATTGGCGTGGAAGGTGTCCCTTCCCCACTTGTCCCTCCCATTCCACAAACAAAATCTGTTGGAACTTTTGACTTTTTTTATTTGGCTTTTTCCTAACTGgatttttttcaacttgagctATACTTAACATAACCTACAATTCAATGGTTGAGTCATATGAAGACGGGCTCAGTAATCCTCAGCACAGTCGTTTTTGGaacttttctcctttcttttcagtTCTCTACTTCCAGTATCCTCCCTTCCCTTGTCCCAGGTAAATATCCATGTTCATATGGTCTTCATAATTGCACCCCACCCAGTGTGCCTATACAGATAAATTTAGAAGTTTAGgccagataacaaataaggattcaTAGAAAATGACCATATACACTGATAGAGACCTTGatctaagagaaagcagaaagtatttaaattttatgtatGCAAACTTCCAAAAGCTATAACAGAGGAGTGCTAGACGCAATAGAGGAATAAGCcaaagtggcaggatataagatccaTAGACAGAAGTCATTGGACTGCTTTATGCATCAGACTAGATAaaggaagaggggatcaaaagggtagtacccttcacaatagccatgcacaaatagaaatatctaggaatatacatgactagaaaaccaaaagattggtctgaggaaaactacagatcaCTATTACAAGACaccaagaatgacctcaacaaatggaaggacattCCATGGTCATGGATCAGAAGGCTCAATAGAGTGaacatgtcagttctgccaaggcACTAtgttaagttcaatgctatcctgatccacataccatcatctttcttcaaagaagtggaaaaactgGTTATTAACTTCATATGTGGAGGGAAGAAACTCAGATTTAGCAGTGAACTTCTCAAGAATAAGGctaaagttggagggcttgctttacctgactttagcacctattatacagccagagTGGTCAAAAAAGTGTGATATTGGTATAATtagagatacacagaccaatgggtaAGGACTGAAAACCTCAAAATAATATCATCAGTAcaaagacagctgatctttgataaggtccccccaaatatcaaatgggaagcagatgccatcttcaataagtgTTGCTGAataaaatggatatctatctgtagaaaaatgaagcaagactcttaccatactccatgcacaagaataaactcaagggtaTTAAAGACCTAGAGATAAACTCCCAAACTATTTGGACCATCAATGAGGGTATTGGGACAAAGTTCCCTGAGAACTCTGACtcaaggaatacataggctatcagaaatagggaaggacacaaacgcagaagaggcacaaataaacacatggggtatactgaagatagacaactgtgtacatcaaaaaagtgaccaagagagtaatgagacaCGACGACATCCCTCACGACATGTAGCGCCAAGGgagacagcactggggacacgaTGTGGGAGATGTGCCCAATCCAACCCCATCGCACCAGGATGAAACGGTGAGGGTGCAGAGTGGAGcagaaaggggagcaaagcaatgcagtccctgaggaatgccaaaggtgtgCTTTTAGGCAAGGCCATAGTACCCCAGTAGACTGCAATGGACAGCACTCATAAATGCCATTGGACAGACCTGTAACTGTTTGAGGGTTTTTCAGTTTTTGGTGTGGTTTTCTTTCCTTCgttctttgttttgttgtattagctgttgttgattcttttttgtattttgtttgttaTCTTTTATTTGCCTTGTTTTTGCATGGATTAGTGTCTATGCATGGATGTCTGGACAAGATAAGCGGAATGAGCAATCTCAGAAGAGaaaaatgggacagacagttcccggGGAACACGGGacaaggggaggtggggaaatggagggaggtgccaacaaacccagggaaaaaggaagaagaagtgatctaaaattaataatgaggagggcataggaagcCCGGGGGACTTGATCAAGGACTTGAGAGGAACTACCAAAGCcttaatgaagactgaacatgatattgggacaggaggagagtcaaagaaaatagaggaaagaactgggagacaaaagacatttatagaggtctaaattcaggcatgtatattgtaaatacatttatatataacgacagggaaatagatctatgtacatatatttttataaagtatTATAAAGTACTATggcagacggactttgggcctccactcaagaactcccttaAAACAAGAACAGTTTATTATACTAACACAGCACtttgtgatgttcacctttcctgacatgattgatgaagacaaaatgggtgcataagccaatagGGTGAAGACAACTGATGATacctggatatcaaaaggtatagaacctggggtcttaaaggcttgaaggtaaacaagcaaggaTCCACCTGAGAAACAGCCATGCCCACATGGCt
This genomic stretch from Tenrec ecaudatus isolate mTenEca1 chromosome 14, mTenEca1.hap1, whole genome shotgun sequence harbors:
- the LOC142426666 gene encoding olfactory receptor 11H12-like; amino-acid sequence: MFLLNLQSTGPVNISKQDSSFASVSEFVLLGFSFEWQIQSLLFSLFTTAYVMTIIGNGAILCAVWCDQRLHTPMYIFLGNFSFLEIWYVSSTVPKMLVNFLSETKTISFAGCFLQFYFFFSLGISESFLLDVMAFDRYLAICRPLHYPNIMTGYLCAKLVSACWVCGFLWFLIPVVLISQMPFCGPNIIDHVVCDPGPLFALACTSAPRIQLYCYTLSSLVILGNFSFILGSYTYVLVAVFRVPLATGRRKAFSTCGSHLAVVSLFYGSLMVMYVSPGLGHSAGMQKVATLFYAMVTPLFNPLIYSLRNKDMKTALRKVVGLSSAR